The Oenanthe melanoleuca isolate GR-GAL-2019-014 chromosome 15, OMel1.0, whole genome shotgun sequence genome contains a region encoding:
- the LOC130259873 gene encoding dynein light chain 1, cytoplasmic-like, whose product MVVLTNGWRLGLRGRGWGRSEAPAARAGRLNSRGGGAECVPHSAPSRTLTASASAQRRCHRACSTAIMSDRKAVIKNADMSEEMQQDAVECATQALEKYNIEKDIAAHIKKEFDKKYNPTWHCIVGRNFGSYVTHETKHFIYFYLGQVAILLFKSG is encoded by the exons ATGGTGGTGTTGACCAATGGCtggaggctggggctgagggggcggggctgggggcgctCGGAGGCGCCGGCGGCGCGCGCGGGTCGGTTAAACAGCCGCGGCGGAGGAGCCGAGTGCGTGCCTCACTCCGCGCCGTCCCGCACCCTCACCGCCTCTGCGTCCGCACAGCGCCGGTGTCACCGCGCCTGCTCGACG GCAATCATGAGTGATCGAAAGGCAGTGATCAAAAATGCGGACATGTCAGAAGAGATGCAGCAAGATGCTGTGGAGTGTGCAACTCAAGCTTTGGAGAAATACAACATAGAGAAGGATATCGCTGCCCACATAAAGAAG GAGTTTGACAAGAAATACAATCCCACTTGGCACTGCATTGTGGGAAGGAATTTTGGCAGCTACGTGACTCATGAGACCAAGCACTTCATCTACTTCTACCTCGGTCAAGTGGCTATTCTTCTTTTCAAGTCTGGCTAG